One Bradyrhizobium zhanjiangense DNA segment encodes these proteins:
- a CDS encoding cupredoxin domain-containing protein, translating to MKTLNRRDFGVDFGLALVAAILLPATTARADDMEVHIDNFVFQPAELKIKAGTTVTWTNRDDIPHTIVSAGKFRSKTLDTDDKFSFTFTNAGDYKYFCSLHPHMTGMIKVE from the coding sequence ATGAAGACACTTAACCGCCGCGACTTCGGAGTCGACTTCGGTCTCGCTTTGGTCGCGGCCATCCTGCTGCCCGCAACGACTGCCCGCGCCGACGACATGGAGGTACATATCGACAATTTCGTCTTCCAGCCGGCCGAGCTCAAGATCAAGGCCGGCACCACCGTGACCTGGACCAACCGGGACGACATTCCGCACACCATCGTGTCGGCCGGCAAGTTCAGGTCCAAGACCCTGGACACCGACGACAAGTTCTCGTTCACCTTCACCAATGCGGGCGATTACAAATATTTTTGTTCGTTGCATCCGCACATGACGGGGATGATCAAGGTTGAGTAA
- a CDS encoding sigma-70 family RNA polymerase sigma factor has product MPATDDMQKAQRFREAALPHLDDVYTLARYLLRDASDAEDAVQECYLRALKHFDSYRGPAMKPWLFAILRNVCNAEYARRAHRPSAIEDTPGAAEQTPIWQESEASPETEVLRSRDAGAIRKLIDTLAEPFKETFVLREINNLSYREIAETVGAPIGTVMSRLARARAMLRAAWTAEEEQAR; this is encoded by the coding sequence ATGCCCGCCACCGACGATATGCAGAAGGCGCAGCGCTTCCGCGAAGCGGCACTGCCCCATCTCGACGACGTCTATACCCTCGCGCGCTACCTTCTGCGCGATGCCTCCGACGCCGAGGATGCGGTGCAGGAGTGCTATTTGCGCGCGCTGAAGCACTTTGACAGTTATCGCGGGCCGGCGATGAAACCCTGGCTGTTCGCGATCCTGCGCAACGTCTGCAACGCAGAATATGCGCGGCGGGCGCACAGGCCCAGCGCGATCGAGGATACACCCGGCGCCGCGGAGCAGACGCCGATCTGGCAGGAGAGCGAGGCAAGCCCGGAAACCGAAGTGCTGCGCAGCCGCGATGCCGGCGCGATCCGCAAGCTGATCGACACGCTCGCCGAACCGTTCAAGGAGACCTTCGTGCTGCGGGAGATCAACAATCTGTCCTATCGTGAAATCGCCGAGACGGTCGGTGCACCCATCGGCACCGTGATGTCCCGCCTCGCCCGCGCCCGCGCCATGCTGCGGGCGGCCTGGACGGCGGAAGAGGAGCAAGCAAGATGA
- a CDS encoding anti-sigma factor family protein yields the protein MTCDEARILLHALLDNELDAGHAREVEAHIASCPACAAELAAQREMQRVLADTDLRYTAPASLRARIEASLPQAQHQPTRRSLLRGFAMGSAVSALAASGVVALVLRQDDQQRILSEVVSAHLRSLQAGHLTDVISTDQHTVKPWFNGKLDVAPPVIDLTAQGFTLVGGRLDYIDARAIGAVVYRRRQHVINLFVSQTSNVEYRAPKTETMQGFNCRRWGNRGLNFWAVSDIAADELAEFVDKFEAAMKANVEG from the coding sequence ATGACCTGCGACGAAGCAAGAATCCTGCTTCACGCGCTGCTCGACAATGAGCTCGATGCCGGCCATGCGCGCGAGGTCGAAGCGCATATCGCCAGCTGCCCGGCCTGCGCCGCCGAGCTCGCCGCGCAGCGCGAAATGCAGCGCGTGCTCGCCGACACCGATTTGCGCTACACCGCGCCCGCGAGCCTCCGCGCTCGGATCGAGGCGTCACTGCCGCAAGCACAGCACCAACCGACTCGCCGCTCCTTGCTGCGCGGCTTTGCCATGGGCTCGGCCGTCTCCGCGCTCGCCGCCTCCGGCGTCGTCGCATTGGTACTGCGCCAAGACGACCAGCAGCGCATCCTGTCGGAGGTCGTCTCCGCGCATCTGCGCTCGCTCCAGGCCGGCCACCTCACCGACGTGATTTCGACCGACCAGCACACGGTCAAGCCGTGGTTCAACGGCAAGCTCGACGTCGCCCCGCCCGTGATCGATCTCACGGCGCAGGGCTTTACGCTGGTCGGCGGCCGGCTCGACTACATCGACGCGCGCGCCATCGGCGCGGTCGTCTACCGGCGCCGGCAGCACGTCATCAACCTGTTCGTGTCGCAGACATCGAACGTGGAATATCGCGCGCCGAAGACCGAGACCATGCAAGGCTTCAACTGCCGCCGCTGGGGCAATCGCGGCCTGAATTTCTGGGCCGTCAGCGATATCGCCGCCGACGAGCTCGCCGAGTTCGTCGACAAGTTCGAGGCGGCGATGAAAGCGAATGTGGAGGGGTAG
- the hpnO gene encoding aminobacteriohopanetriol synthase HpnO: MHSPNPDMSELFADRQAQRSALHNRYLNEQFVRVLKTIGYDVGFQKGQGQYLYDREGARYLDLLSGFGVFAIGRNHPVMREALKSVLDADLPNLVQFDVSTLAGVLAERLLKYVPYLDKAFFANSGAECVEAAIKFARGATGRPGIVYCAHGYHGLTYGALSLTGDSNFRTGFEPLLPGCTPIPFNDLAALEKALASREVAAFVVEPIQGKGVNMPTDEFLPGAAALCKKYGTLFVADEIQTGMGRTGRFLAVEHWNVEPDIVLLSKSLSGGHVPVGAVLTRKSIFDKIFNQMDRAVVHGSTFSKNDLAMAAGIATLDVMESEKLIEAAAKRGAELRLALTRMVPGYELLKEVRGKGLMIGIEFGPPKSLRLRASWNVLETANKGLFCQLITVPLFKDHKILTQVAGHGSHTIKLLPPLTITEEDCSWIERAFDDVIAGSHKVPGAIWSLGKTLVDNAVRRSA; the protein is encoded by the coding sequence ATGCACAGTCCAAATCCAGACATGTCTGAGCTCTTCGCGGACCGTCAGGCCCAGCGCAGCGCCCTGCATAATCGGTATCTGAACGAGCAGTTCGTTCGGGTTCTCAAGACCATCGGCTACGATGTCGGCTTCCAGAAGGGGCAGGGGCAGTACCTCTACGACCGCGAGGGCGCGCGCTATCTCGACCTGTTGTCCGGATTCGGCGTGTTTGCGATCGGGCGCAATCATCCGGTCATGCGCGAGGCGCTCAAGAGCGTGCTCGATGCCGACCTGCCGAACCTCGTCCAGTTCGACGTCTCGACGCTCGCCGGCGTGCTCGCCGAGCGCCTTCTGAAATACGTCCCCTATCTCGACAAGGCGTTCTTCGCCAATTCCGGCGCTGAATGCGTCGAGGCAGCGATCAAATTCGCACGCGGCGCGACCGGCCGTCCCGGCATCGTCTATTGCGCCCACGGCTATCACGGCCTGACCTATGGCGCGCTGTCGCTCACGGGCGACTCGAACTTCCGTACCGGCTTCGAGCCGTTGCTGCCGGGCTGCACCCCGATCCCGTTCAACGACCTGGCTGCGCTCGAAAAGGCGCTGGCCTCACGCGAGGTCGCGGCCTTCGTCGTCGAGCCGATCCAGGGCAAGGGCGTCAACATGCCCACCGACGAGTTCCTGCCCGGCGCGGCCGCGCTCTGCAAGAAATACGGCACGCTGTTCGTCGCCGACGAGATCCAGACCGGCATGGGCCGCACCGGCCGCTTCCTTGCGGTCGAGCACTGGAACGTCGAGCCCGACATTGTGCTGCTGTCGAAGTCGCTGTCCGGCGGCCACGTGCCTGTCGGCGCCGTGCTGACGCGCAAGAGCATCTTCGACAAGATCTTCAATCAGATGGACCGTGCGGTGGTGCACGGCTCCACCTTCTCCAAGAACGACCTCGCGATGGCGGCGGGCATCGCCACGCTCGACGTCATGGAGTCCGAGAAGCTGATTGAGGCCGCGGCCAAGCGCGGCGCCGAGCTGCGCCTGGCGCTGACGCGCATGGTGCCCGGCTACGAGCTGTTGAAGGAAGTCCGCGGCAAGGGTCTGATGATCGGCATCGAGTTCGGCCCGCCGAAATCGCTGCGTCTGCGCGCCTCCTGGAACGTGCTGGAGACCGCCAACAAGGGCCTGTTCTGTCAGCTCATCACCGTGCCGCTGTTCAAGGATCACAAGATCCTCACGCAAGTCGCCGGCCACGGCAGTCACACCATCAAGCTGCTGCCGCCGCTCACCATCACCGAGGAAGACTGCAGCTGGATCGAGCGCGCCTTCGACGACGTCATCGCCGGCAGCCACAAGGTCCCCGGTGCGATCTGGTCGCTAGGCAAGACCCTGGTCGACAACGCGGTGCGACGGTCGGCCTGA
- a CDS encoding DUF2147 domain-containing protein: protein MRLALYTGIILAGGYTCLTPALATDPTGDWRVADGVANIRVAQCSGSMWGAVSWEKQPGGRDENNPDVSKKNRPTLGMPTLIDMKKKPGVDQWEGQVYNAKDGQLYSATITPAGTDQLEIKGCVMGFLCGGETWTRVGPPIPLSPANAMAKGAPKSTGATPKAQGTTGATAAPKAAGAVKPGQKGAADPVGDICLLPEIAGFAH from the coding sequence ATGCGTTTAGCCCTTTACACCGGAATAATACTGGCTGGCGGTTACACCTGTCTGACCCCCGCGCTCGCCACAGACCCGACCGGCGACTGGCGGGTCGCCGACGGCGTCGCCAACATCCGTGTCGCCCAATGCAGTGGCAGCATGTGGGGTGCCGTCTCCTGGGAAAAGCAGCCCGGAGGCCGCGACGAGAATAACCCGGATGTGTCAAAAAAGAACAGGCCGACGCTGGGCATGCCGACCCTGATCGACATGAAGAAGAAGCCCGGCGTCGATCAGTGGGAAGGACAGGTGTACAACGCCAAGGACGGCCAGCTCTACAGCGCGACCATCACGCCGGCCGGGACTGACCAGCTCGAAATCAAGGGCTGCGTGATGGGCTTTCTCTGCGGGGGCGAGACCTGGACCCGGGTTGGTCCGCCGATCCCCTTGAGCCCCGCCAACGCGATGGCCAAGGGCGCGCCGAAGTCCACCGGCGCGACACCGAAAGCCCAGGGCACGACGGGCGCCACAGCAGCCCCGAAGGCCGCCGGCGCGGTCAAGCCCGGTCAGAAGGGCGCCGCCGACCCGGTCGGCGACATCTGCCTACTCCCTGAGATTGCGGGGTTTGCCCATTAG
- a CDS encoding MMPL family transporter: MLQSVVVAIVRACTRFASLVVIFGLLLSVGAGYYAARHFAINTDINSLIAQNLDWRQRDQQFDRAFDRDATITAVVEAKTPEMASAAADALFAKLKDDKTNFQSMQQLGSGEFFEKNGLLFLPTEEVGKITGQFESAAPLIEIMAGDPSIRGLTGALETGLAGVKRGQVKLDNTERPFNLIAQTVETVLNKGNASFSWRELVSDEPLKDSDKRAFIEFKPILDYNALEPGKGATDAIRKAAADLDFPTKYQARVRLTGPVPIANEEYATVQEGAVVNGIGTVLVVLLILWLALHSAKIIFAVFVNLFVGLAITTAAGLMMVGSLNLLSIAFAVLFVGLGVDFGIQYSVRYRSERYKYDDLSGALVLAAKRSAVPLSLAAMATAAGFLCFMPTDYKGISELGQIAGVGMLVAFLSSITVLPALLKLLNPPGEPEPVGYAFLAPLDHFLEKHRVLIVGGTLLLALGGLPLLYFMKFDFNPMNLRNPHAESIATFLDLRKDPNTGANAINVMTTSEEQAKQVEAELEKVPEVLRVMSLDSFVPQDQPPKLKLLAQGAKVLNPALNPDQIDAAPSDQENVEALKSSVDNLRRTAGDAKGPGALASRRLADALEKLANSDEATRNKAQDVFVTPMKIVFDQLRNALQAEPVTLKSLPPDLVSAWKSKDGVIRVEALPKGDPNDNDTLRKFAAAVLAAEPTAIGGPVSILKSGDTVVKAFIHAGVYALLVIGLLLWITLRRFVDVLMTLVPLLVAGAVTLEICVLVGLPLNFANIVAFPLLLGVGVAFKIYYVVAWRSGRTNLLQTSLTRAIFFSALTTATAFGSLWLSSHPGTSSMGKLLALSLVTTLAAVLLFQPALMGKPRNLRE, from the coding sequence GTGCTGCAAAGCGTCGTTGTTGCCATCGTCAGGGCCTGTACCCGGTTTGCCTCCCTCGTCGTCATTTTCGGGCTCCTGCTGTCGGTGGGAGCGGGCTATTACGCTGCGCGCCACTTCGCCATCAACACCGACATCAATTCGCTGATTGCCCAGAATCTGGACTGGCGCCAGCGCGACCAGCAGTTCGACCGCGCCTTCGACCGCGACGCGACCATCACGGCGGTCGTCGAGGCCAAGACGCCCGAGATGGCGAGCGCGGCAGCGGATGCGCTCTTTGCCAAGCTCAAGGACGACAAGACCAACTTCCAATCGATGCAGCAGCTCGGCAGCGGCGAGTTCTTCGAGAAGAATGGCCTGCTGTTCCTGCCGACCGAGGAGGTCGGCAAGATCACCGGTCAGTTCGAATCGGCGGCGCCCTTGATCGAGATCATGGCGGGCGACCCCTCGATCCGCGGCCTGACCGGCGCGCTCGAGACCGGACTTGCCGGCGTCAAGCGCGGCCAGGTCAAGCTCGACAACACGGAGCGGCCCTTCAACCTGATCGCGCAGACGGTCGAGACCGTGCTCAACAAGGGCAATGCCAGCTTCTCCTGGCGCGAGCTCGTCAGCGACGAGCCGTTGAAGGATTCGGACAAGCGCGCGTTCATCGAGTTCAAGCCGATCCTCGACTACAACGCGCTGGAGCCGGGCAAGGGCGCCACCGACGCGATCCGCAAGGCCGCAGCGGATCTGGATTTCCCGACCAAATACCAGGCGCGGGTGCGGCTGACCGGCCCGGTCCCGATCGCCAACGAGGAATACGCGACCGTCCAGGAAGGCGCCGTCGTCAACGGCATCGGCACGGTTCTCGTCGTGCTGCTGATCCTGTGGCTGGCGCTGCATTCGGCGAAGATCATCTTCGCGGTCTTCGTCAATCTCTTCGTGGGCCTCGCGATCACGACCGCGGCCGGTCTGATGATGGTCGGCTCGCTCAATTTGCTGTCGATCGCGTTTGCGGTGCTGTTCGTCGGCCTCGGCGTCGATTTTGGCATCCAGTACAGCGTCCGCTACCGCTCCGAGCGCTACAAGTACGACGATCTCTCGGGCGCGCTGGTGCTGGCGGCCAAACGCTCGGCGGTGCCGCTGTCGCTCGCGGCGATGGCAACGGCCGCGGGCTTCCTCTGCTTCATGCCGACCGACTACAAGGGCATCTCCGAGCTCGGCCAGATCGCCGGCGTCGGCATGCTGGTCGCGTTCCTCTCGTCGATCACCGTGCTGCCGGCGCTGTTGAAGCTGTTGAACCCGCCCGGCGAGCCGGAGCCCGTCGGTTACGCCTTCCTGGCGCCGCTCGATCACTTCCTCGAAAAGCACCGCGTGCTGATCGTCGGCGGCACGCTGCTGCTGGCGCTCGGCGGCCTGCCGCTGCTCTACTTCATGAAGTTCGACTTCAACCCGATGAACCTGCGCAATCCGCATGCCGAATCGATCGCGACCTTCCTCGACCTGCGCAAGGATCCCAACACGGGCGCCAATGCCATCAACGTGATGACGACGTCGGAAGAGCAGGCGAAGCAGGTCGAGGCGGAGCTGGAGAAGGTGCCCGAGGTATTGCGGGTGATGTCACTCGACAGCTTCGTGCCGCAGGATCAGCCGCCGAAGCTGAAGCTGCTCGCGCAGGGCGCCAAGGTCTTGAACCCCGCGCTCAATCCCGACCAGATCGACGCGGCGCCGTCGGACCAGGAAAACGTCGAAGCGCTGAAATCCTCGGTCGACAATCTGCGCCGGACCGCGGGCGATGCGAAGGGACCGGGTGCGCTCGCCTCGCGCCGGCTGGCCGACGCGCTCGAGAAGCTCGCTAATTCCGACGAGGCCACGCGCAACAAGGCGCAGGACGTGTTCGTCACACCGATGAAGATCGTGTTCGACCAGCTCAGAAACGCGCTGCAGGCCGAGCCGGTGACCCTGAAGTCACTGCCGCCGGATCTCGTCAGCGCCTGGAAGAGCAAGGACGGCGTCATCCGCGTCGAGGCGCTGCCCAAGGGCGATCCCAACGACAACGACACGCTGCGCAAGTTTGCCGCGGCCGTGCTCGCGGCCGAGCCGACTGCGATCGGCGGGCCGGTCTCGATCCTGAAATCCGGCGACACCGTGGTGAAGGCGTTCATCCACGCCGGCGTCTATGCACTGCTGGTAATCGGCCTGCTCTTGTGGATCACGTTGCGGCGGTTCGTCGACGTGCTGATGACGCTGGTGCCGCTTCTGGTTGCCGGCGCGGTGACACTCGAGATCTGCGTGTTGGTCGGCCTGCCGCTCAACTTCGCCAACATCGTCGCATTCCCGCTGCTGCTCGGCGTCGGCGTCGCCTTCAAGATCTATTATGTCGTGGCGTGGCGCTCGGGCAGGACGAATCTGCTGCAGACCAGCCTGACGCGTGCGATCTTTTTCAGCGCGCTGACGACGGCGACTGCGTTCGGCAGCCTGTGGCTGTCCAGCCATCCCGGCACGTCCAGCATGGGCAAGCTGCTCGCACTGTCGCTGGTAACGACGCTTGCCGCCGTGCTGCTGTTCCAGCCGGCCCTAATGGGCAAACCCCGCAATCTCAGGGAGTAG
- the ispH gene encoding 4-hydroxy-3-methylbut-2-enyl diphosphate reductase: MEVYLAQPRGFCAGVVRAIEIVERALEKYGPPVYVRHEIVHNKYVVESLKNKGAIFVEELSEVPPKAVTVFSAHGVARSVEEEAAARDLPVLNATCPLVTKVHNQGKRYITKGRTLILIGHAGHPEVEGTMGQVPGPVQLVQSVEEVNALTLPADTPMAYITQTTLSVDDTKDIIAALQARFTDIQGPDIRDICYATQNRQTAVRDLSKLVDVILVVGAANSSNSNRLREIGTEAGVASYLIADGSELNPAWLKDARTVGVTAGASAPEVLVDDVIEAMRRIGPVKVSVLPGREENIEFRLPAQLAAS; encoded by the coding sequence ATGGAAGTTTATCTGGCGCAGCCGCGCGGCTTCTGCGCGGGCGTGGTGCGTGCGATCGAGATCGTGGAACGGGCCCTGGAGAAGTACGGCCCGCCCGTCTACGTGCGCCATGAGATCGTGCACAACAAATACGTGGTCGAGAGCCTGAAGAACAAGGGCGCGATCTTCGTCGAGGAATTGTCAGAAGTGCCGCCGAAGGCGGTGACCGTTTTCAGCGCCCATGGCGTCGCCCGCAGCGTCGAGGAAGAGGCCGCCGCGCGCGATCTTCCGGTGCTGAATGCCACCTGCCCCCTGGTCACGAAAGTTCACAATCAGGGGAAACGCTACATCACCAAGGGCCGCACGCTGATTCTGATCGGCCATGCCGGCCATCCCGAGGTCGAGGGCACGATGGGCCAGGTCCCGGGGCCAGTGCAGCTTGTTCAAAGCGTTGAAGAGGTTAACGCCCTGACGCTGCCGGCGGATACGCCAATGGCCTACATCACCCAGACCACCCTGTCGGTCGACGACACCAAGGACATCATCGCGGCCCTCCAGGCCCGCTTTACAGATATTCAAGGTCCGGATATCCGGGATATCTGCTATGCGACACAGAACCGCCAAACTGCGGTAAGGGATTTGAGCAAGCTGGTCGACGTGATCTTGGTGGTGGGCGCTGCCAACAGTTCGAACTCGAACCGGCTCCGCGAAATCGGCACCGAAGCCGGCGTCGCGAGTTATTTGATTGCCGACGGCAGCGAGCTCAATCCGGCGTGGTTGAAGGATGCCAGGACGGTCGGCGTCACGGCCGGCGCTTCGGCGCCCGAGGTACTCGTGGATGACGTGATTGAAGCGATGCGGCGGATCGGACCAGTGAAGGTCTCGGTGTTGCCGGGCCGCGAGGAAAACATCGAATTCCGGCTTCCGGCCCAATTGGCTGCGAGCTGA
- the hpnH gene encoding adenosyl-hopene transferase HpnH, giving the protein MAIPFFKEMRIGGYLLKQKLLGRKRYPLVLMLEPLFRCNLACVGCGKIDYPDAILNRRMTAQECWDAADECGAPMVAIPGGEPLIHKEIGEIVRGLVARKKFVSLCTNALLLEKKLDLFEPSPYLFFSVHLDGLRDHHDKAVSQKGVFDRAVSAIKAAKARGFTVNVNATIFDGHPAEEIAKFLDLTVELGVGVSMSPGYAYERAPDQEHFLNRTKTKKLFRDVFAMGKGKKWNFMHSGLFLDFLAGNQEYECTPWGMPARNIFGWQKPCYLLGEGYAKTFKELMETTDWDSYGTGKYEKCADCMAHCGYEPTAATAALHNPLKAMWVSLRGIKTSGPMAPEIDMSKQRPAQYIFSEQVQKKLSEIRKDEAAAAQAKAAQKASTAA; this is encoded by the coding sequence ATGGCTATCCCGTTCTTCAAGGAAATGCGTATCGGCGGCTATTTGCTCAAGCAGAAACTGCTTGGCCGCAAACGCTATCCGCTCGTGCTGATGCTGGAGCCGCTGTTTCGCTGCAACCTCGCCTGCGTCGGCTGCGGCAAGATCGATTATCCCGACGCGATCCTCAACCGCCGCATGACGGCGCAGGAGTGCTGGGATGCCGCCGACGAATGCGGCGCGCCGATGGTCGCGATTCCCGGCGGCGAGCCGCTGATCCACAAGGAGATTGGCGAGATCGTGCGCGGCCTCGTCGCGCGCAAGAAGTTCGTCTCGCTCTGCACCAACGCGCTGCTGCTCGAGAAGAAGCTCGATCTGTTCGAGCCCTCGCCGTATCTGTTCTTCTCGGTGCATCTCGACGGCCTGCGTGATCACCACGACAAGGCGGTGTCGCAGAAGGGCGTGTTCGACCGCGCCGTCTCCGCGATCAAGGCGGCCAAGGCGCGCGGCTTCACCGTCAACGTCAACGCCACCATCTTCGACGGCCATCCGGCCGAGGAGATCGCGAAATTCCTCGACCTCACCGTCGAGCTCGGCGTCGGCGTCTCGATGTCGCCGGGCTACGCCTATGAGCGCGCGCCGGACCAGGAGCACTTCCTCAACCGCACCAAGACCAAGAAGCTGTTCCGCGACGTCTTCGCGATGGGCAAGGGCAAGAAGTGGAATTTCATGCACTCCGGCCTGTTCCTGGACTTCCTCGCCGGCAACCAGGAATACGAGTGCACGCCGTGGGGCATGCCCGCGCGCAACATTTTTGGCTGGCAGAAGCCCTGCTATCTGCTCGGTGAAGGCTACGCAAAAACCTTCAAGGAGCTGATGGAGACCACCGACTGGGACAGCTACGGCACCGGCAAATACGAGAAGTGCGCCGACTGTATGGCCCATTGCGGCTACGAGCCGACCGCGGCCACCGCAGCCCTCCACAACCCGCTGAAGGCGATGTGGGTGTCGCTGCGCGGCATCAAGACGTCGGGCCCGATGGCGCCGGAGATCGACATGTCCAAGCAGCGCCCGGCGCAGTACA